From a region of the Sandaracinaceae bacterium genome:
- a CDS encoding serine/threonine protein kinase gives MSDSPATTPHGEVIDGAYRVDAALGAGGEGAVLRATRLADGQVVALKRLHLHRRADAEARTRFEREARALNGLEHPNIIRMLDFGFDDQGPYLVTELLSGRTLDALLREGPLPPEVALELGIQIAAGLGHAHAEGVVHRDIKPENVFIEDVPGRGLCAKLLDFGLARFFDSERWADAESLTREGAVLGTPLYMPAEQSLGQRADTRSDVYAVGIVLFEMLAGAPPFDAEDRLSLVRAHAMSPLPRLAVARAALTVLPEVDAVLARTLAKSADERFQDGGQLHAALSALPRPATRLA, from the coding sequence ATGTCCGATTCCCCCGCAACCACCCCCCACGGCGAAGTGATCGACGGCGCGTACCGCGTGGACGCCGCGCTCGGCGCCGGGGGCGAGGGCGCGGTGCTGCGCGCCACACGGCTGGCGGACGGTCAGGTGGTGGCCCTCAAGCGGCTGCACCTCCACCGGCGCGCGGACGCCGAGGCGCGCACCCGCTTCGAGCGCGAGGCGCGGGCGCTGAACGGCCTCGAGCACCCCAACATCATCCGCATGCTGGACTTCGGCTTCGACGATCAGGGGCCCTACCTGGTCACGGAGCTGCTGTCCGGGCGCACCCTGGACGCGCTGCTGCGCGAGGGGCCGCTGCCGCCCGAGGTGGCGCTCGAGCTGGGCATCCAGATCGCGGCGGGGCTCGGCCACGCACACGCGGAGGGCGTGGTGCACCGCGACATCAAGCCCGAGAACGTGTTCATCGAAGACGTCCCGGGCCGCGGGCTGTGCGCCAAGCTGCTGGACTTCGGGCTGGCGCGCTTCTTCGACAGCGAGCGCTGGGCCGACGCGGAGTCGCTCACGCGGGAGGGCGCGGTGCTGGGCACACCCCTCTACATGCCGGCCGAGCAGAGCCTCGGGCAGCGCGCAGACACGCGCTCCGACGTGTACGCCGTGGGCATCGTCCTCTTCGAGATGCTGGCGGGCGCGCCGCCCTTCGACGCGGAAGACCGCCTGTCGCTGGTGCGCGCGCACGCGATGTCGCCGCTGCCGCGGTTGGCCGTGGCGCGCGCCGCCCTCACCGTGCTGCCCGAGGTGGATGCCGTCCTCGCGCGTACCCTCGCCAAGAGCGCAGACGAGCGCTTCCAAGATGGTGGCCAGCTGCACGCCGCCTTGTCTGCGCTGCCGCGTCCTGCCACGCGCCTCGCCTGA